Below is a window of Rhodopseudomonas sp. P2A-2r DNA.
CCGCCCATGTGGACTTCCAGGCGCTCGGCCGTGCCGCCGAGGACGTCGGCGCCCGCGTGCACGGCCCGGTGACCCAGGGCGATTTTCTGAGACGGCTGGGCATCGAGACCCGCGCGCTGACGCTGATGGCCAAGGCAAGCGTGGAGGTGTCGGAGGATATTTCCGGCGCCCTGAAACGCCTGACGGATTCCGGCCGCGGCGGCATGGGCTCGATGTTCAAGGTGATCGGCATCGCCGATCCCGCCATCCCCAACCTGGTGGCGCTCAGCGACGACACCGAGGCAACCGCATCATGAGCATTGCATCCCCCTGCTGGCGTCGACACCGGGCCTGCGCCACATCTTTTTCAGCCGCGACGGCGGCGTCTCCGAAGGCATCTATGCCGGCCTCAACGGCGGCCTCGGCTCCAGTGACGATCCTGCCCATGTGCTGGAAAACCGGCGGCGCATGGCGGTACGGATGGCCGTCGAGCCGCAGCATTTCCTGACCGCCCACCAGATCCACTCGGCCGACGTGGCCGTCGCCAAAACGCCGTGGGACAACGCGACGCGACCGCGCGCTGACGCCATCGTCACCGCGGTCGCTGGGCTGACGATTGGCGTCACCACCGCCGATTGCGGCCCGGTGCTGTTCGCCGACCCCAAGGCGCGCGTCATCGGCGCGGCGCATGCCGGCTGGAGAGGCGCCCTCAACGGCGTGCTGGAATCCACCATTCAAGCCATGGAAGACCTCGGCGCCGCCCGCGCCAACATGGTGGCGGCGATCGGGCCGCTGATCCGCCAGCCCAGCTACGAGGTCGGCGCCGAGTTCGTCGACAATTTCCTCGCGGCCGATGCCGGTTACGCCGGGTTCTTCGGTGCGTCGACGCAAGAAAACCACGCGATGTTCGATCTTGCCGGCTTTATCAAAATGCGGCTGCAGCGGGCCGGAGTGAGCGAGATCGACGATATCGGCATCGATACCTACGCCGACGAGCGCTTCTACAGCTATCGCCGCTCGGTCCATCGCCGCGAGTCCGACTATGGCCGCCAGATCCACGCCATCGTGTTGGAACCCTGATCTCTCCGGAAGTGCTTCAAGTTCAAAGCAAAATATCCGCGTGCCCGGAGCGGTTCGGTCACCTTGCGGGACATCGTGTCCGGGCTGCCCTAGACCTTAACGCATTTTAACGATATCGCTCGACCCATCGGATGGCCTGCTGACGGCCGTCGTCGAAGTCGGGACGTTGCATGCGCCTTGCCACACTGACAGCCAACCGAAGCGCACCGCGCCTTGCGCGCGCCGTGCTGGTGCTGGCGGCGCTGTGCGGGCTCGGCAGTTCGCTGGGCGGTTGCGCCAATGTCGGCAGCGCCGGCGGCCCCTCCAATGCGCAGGCCAGCATGGGCAGCCCGACCGGCGCCACCGTGGCCTTCGACTCCATCGACGGGCCGCCGCCGCAGCTGTTCGACCGCCTGGTCAGCCAGCTCGACAGCGAAGCGCGATTGCGCAACCTCGCTGTTGTTTCGCGACAGGATCCCGCTGCCTATCGGGTGCGCGGATACCTTGCGGCGCAGATCCGCGGCGGCAAGACCACCATCGCCTGGGTCTGGGACGTCTATGACCGCGACCAGCAACGCGCGCTGCGCCTGTCCGGCGAGGAGCCCACCGGCAAGGCCGGCCGCGATGCCTGGGCCAATGTGGATGACGTGGTGCTGCGCAGGGTCGCGCAATCCGGCCTCACCGGGCTGAGCAACATGATCAACGGGACCGCACCGGAGGTTGCACCCGCTGCTCCCGCACCGCGCGGCGACGGGCCGGCGATTGCCAGCGCCGACGACCTGGTGCCGCATTCGACGGCAGTCGCCGAAAGCACACTAAGCTTCAGCGCGCGTTAACGATCAAACCCTGAATTTGCGCAGGAAAACCGCGCCCAACGGGTTGCCAGCAGAGGCCCGTCCTTGATATCACCTCGCTCGTTCAATCCAGCGAGTCCATGGGTAATCCGATATGCTGAACGTTGTGTCCACCAAGACCCGGGGAGACGCGTCGATGTCGGCCAAGAACGGCTCCATCAAACTGGTCGCCGGCAATTCCAACCCGGCGCTGGCGCTGGAGATTGCCAACTGGCTTGAATTGCCGCTGACCAAGGCCAGCGTCCGGCGCTTCGCCGACATGGAAATCTTCGTCGAGATCCAGGAAAACGTCCGCGGCTCCGACATCTACATTATCCAGTCGACATCGTTCCCGACCAACGACCACCTGATGGAATTGCTGATCATCACCGACGCGCTGCGCCGCGCCTCGGCGCGCCGCATTACCGCTGTGGTGCCGTATTTCGGTTACGCGCGGCAGGACCGCAAGGTCGGCTCGCGCTCGCCGATCTCCGCCAAGCTGGTGGCCAACCTGATCACCCATGCCGGCGTCGATCGCGTCATGACCCTCGACCTCCACGCCGGCCAGATCCAGGGCTTCTTCGATATCCCGGTGGACAATCTCTTTGCCTCGCCGGTGATGGTGCGCGACATCAAGGAAAAATTCGACCTCACCAAGGTGATGGTGGTCTCGCCCGACGTCGGCGGCGTGGTGCGCGCCCGCGGCCTCGCCAAGCGCATCAACGCGCCGCTGGCGATCGTCGACAAGCGCCGCGAACGTGCCGGCGAGTCCGAAGTGATGAATGTGATCGGCGAGGTCGAAGGCTACACCTGCATCCTGATCGACGACATCGTCGACTCCGGCGGTACGCTGGTCAACGCCGGCGACGCGCTGCTCGCCAACGGTGCCACGGATGTCTACGCCTACATCACCCACGGCGTGTTGAGCGGCGGCGCCGCGGCGCGCATCGCCGGCTCCAGGCTAAAGGAACTGGTGATCACCGACTCGATCCAGCCCACCGACGCCGTGGTCAAGGCGCCGAACATCCGCGTGCTGTCGATCGCCTCGCTGATCGGCGAAGCCATCGCCCGCACCGCCGCGGAAGAGTCGGTCTCTAGCCTGTTCGACTGAAACCAAGTCGCGCACTTTTCCCCCTCCCCCAGCAAAGCGAAGCTTTGCGCAGCGGGAGAGGGTGCCTTCGCAAAGCGAAGGCGGGAGAGGGCAAGACACACACGTAAGCCCCCTCTCCCCGTCTCAATCTCGCTTCGCTCGTTTGAGCCCCTCTCTCCCACGTTCGCGCAGCTGCGCTGCGCGCGGGGGAGAGGGGAAGAAAGAGTCCTACACAATCCCCGCCGCCACCTGACCGCGCAGCCGCTCGAGGCTGAGCAGGGTATTGGCGCAGGCTGCGGCCACCTCCACTCCCTTGGTGGCAAAATGCTGGCGCAGGAACTCCACACTCTCGTCAGTTGTGACGAGTTCTTCCGGCGTCACCACCGCGGAGAACACCGGCACCTCGGTGCGCAGCTGCACCTCCATCAGCGCCTTGATCACAGTATCGGCGACATAGCCGCGCACACCGCTGTCAACCACCAGGCCGGCGGCCACGATCGCAGTGTAGCGTCGGGTCTTGGCGAGGATCTGCACATGCAGCGGGAGTTCGAACGAGCCCGGCACCTCGAACAGGTCAACCTGGGAGGGCTGGATATGCCGCACCTCGATCTCCGCCAGGAACGACAGCCA
It encodes the following:
- a CDS encoding ribose-phosphate pyrophosphokinase — protein: MSAKNGSIKLVAGNSNPALALEIANWLELPLTKASVRRFADMEIFVEIQENVRGSDIYIIQSTSFPTNDHLMELLIITDALRRASARRITAVVPYFGYARQDRKVGSRSPISAKLVANLITHAGVDRVMTLDLHAGQIQGFFDIPVDNLFASPVMVRDIKEKFDLTKVMVVSPDVGGVVRARGLAKRINAPLAIVDKRRERAGESEVMNVIGEVEGYTCILIDDIVDSGGTLVNAGDALLANGATDVYAYITHGVLSGGAAARIAGSRLKELVITDSIQPTDAVVKAPNIRVLSIASLIGEAIARTAAEESVSSLFD
- a CDS encoding 6,7-dimethyl-8-ribityllumazine synthase, producing MNEIAPDASEAEAAGVAHPRFAKPQRVAFVQSSWHRDIVTPCWLSFLAEIEVRHIQPSQVDLFEVPGSFELPLHVQILAKTRRYTAIVAAGLVVDSGVRGYVADTVIKALMEVQLRTEVPVFSAVVTPEELVTTDESVEFLRQHFATKGVEVAAACANTLLSLERLRGQVAAGIV
- the pgeF gene encoding peptidoglycan editing factor PgeF — its product is MASTPGLRHIFFSRDGGVSEGIYAGLNGGLGSSDDPAHVLENRRRMAVRMAVEPQHFLTAHQIHSADVAVAKTPWDNATRPRADAIVTAVAGLTIGVTTADCGPVLFADPKARVIGAAHAGWRGALNGVLESTIQAMEDLGAARANMVAAIGPLIRQPSYEVGAEFVDNFLAADAGYAGFFGASTQENHAMFDLAGFIKMRLQRAGVSEIDDIGIDTYADERFYSYRRSVHRRESDYGRQIHAIVLEP